In the Prochlorococcus marinus CUG1438 genome, CTACTTGGGTAAATCCTGTAGTGGATGAGCTGAATAAAATAAATAAATCAATATGTGATGCAAATAAAATCGATTTCACTCTTAGATTAGTCCTTGTTCCTTGCCCAAATGGGACTGGTAAAGAATTTTTAGTTGCAAATTCATGGAATAAATTTGAATTAATTACAAAATCCAAGAGTTTTTGGAAATTATTACTAAAGCCAGATTCTTTTGCAAATTGGCCAAAAAAAGGGGTGGTTATTTTCCTTGGTGGGGATCAATTATGGAGCATTTTATTAGCTAAAAGATTAGGTTATTTAAATATCACATATGCTGAATGGGTTTCGCGATGGCCTCAATGGACCAACGAAATTGCCGCAATGAATTTAAAAGTAAAAGAGTTAATACCCAAAAGATATCAATATAAATGTAAAGTCATTGGCGATTTGATGGCAGATATCAAAATTAATAGTGAAATATCGATAAGAAAAAAAGACAAACACTACCTTGCATTGTTGCCTGGTTCTAAAAAAGCAAAGCTTTCTGTAGGAATTCCTTTTTTCTTAGAAGTTGCAGATTATATTGCTGAAGAAAATCAGAATATAAATTTTATAATTCCCATTGCCCCAACTACTGATAAAAGTGAATATTTATTTTTTCAAAGCAACAAAAATCCAATTGCTAAATATTACTCATCAAAAATCAAAACAATTAAAAACTTCAAAGACCCTGGTTTTGATTATGTAATCGAAACATCAAAAAATACAAAAATTTATCTAATCAAGAAACATCCTTGCTATGAAATTTTAAAAGAATGTGATCTTGCAATTACAACTGTAGGAGCAAATACTGCAGAATTGGCAACAATTACACTCCCAATGTTAGTAGTTCTACCGACTCAACATTTAAATATTATGAATGCTTGGGATGGTATTTTTGGGGTAATTGGTAAAATTTCATTCATAAATAGTTTCCTGACTTTTATAATTAAAAATTTTTATTTTAAAAAAAAGAAGTTTTTTGCTTGGCCAAATATTAAAGCTAAAAGAATGATTGTCCCTGAAAGGATAGGTAATATTTCGCCAAAACAAATTGCAAGAGAGGTATTATTTCTTCTTAAAAATAGAAATAAATTAAAAATTATTAAGGATAATCTACATAAAGAAAGAGGCAATAAAGGTGCTGCAAAAAAACTTGCTTCTATAATTGTTAATTCAATACAAAAGCTTTAATAATTACCAAGGATCATCAATTTCAAACTTTTCTGATTTCTTATTATCTTGAACTGAATTTTGTTCATCTAGTGGTTCAATATCTAGAGTTTCAATTGCATTCTGTATTGGTCTTTTCGAAGCTAAATTTGTAATTGATTGTTTCTTTTGCTTAGAAACTGTATTATTTTTTTCATCTACTTGAGTAACACTATTTTGATTCTCAATCTGATTAGAATAATCATTATCCATATATAGGTTTTTTCTATTATTAATTTCCTCTGAAGAACCTTTTATTTCAACGTATTCAAGTTCATCTTCATAATCATCTTCATAATCATCTCGTTCAAAAACTTCTTCATATTCCTCGACCAAATTGTCTTGCTGTTCTGATTCCGAACCGGAAAGTAACTGATTCTCAACAGGTACAAGACTAGCTGAGTATCCGTTTGATTCCCTTTCATCAAATGAGGAACCCCCTACTCCAAGTTTTTCAAGTAATCCACTACTTAGTTGCTTCAATTTCTCTTCAGCGCCTTCATAAACAATAATCCTATCAGTACCACTACTTACAATTTCCTCAACAGGTATTTCCCAAGTACTTAAAACTCCCTCACCTAAAAGCGGAACACCTACAGCACCCGTAACAAGAGATATCAAATCCCCAGTCTCAATATCAAAAGAAAAACCAAGAACTCTTCCTAAAAGTTGTCCAGATTCTGTAATCACTTGACAATTAATTACTTTCCCATATCTTTCTGGCGAAAAACTTTCACTTAAAGAATCTAAGGAATCAACTAATATGACATCTCCAACTTGCTTTATACTTTCTAAAGGCATCCATTTTGGCAAGCCTGGTAAAAATCGTGTAAGAGGATTATCTCTAAGTCCCAAAGCAACTACTTCTCTTCTATCAATATCAACAACAACTTCTCCAACAACTCCTAAACGTCTCCCAGTATCAGTAGTTATGACCTGTGTTCCCATTAATTCGGACCTTAACCATAACCGTTCGCTGGGGACAGAACTAGAGAGATTCTTATTTGCGGGTGTGTTAGACAAACTCATAAATACCTTT is a window encoding:
- a CDS encoding glycosyl transferase, whose translation is MYYGLTAMKKKSVAVVIVSNGPGELTTWVNPVVDELNKINKSICDANKIDFTLRLVLVPCPNGTGKEFLVANSWNKFELITKSKSFWKLLLKPDSFANWPKKGVVIFLGGDQLWSILLAKRLGYLNITYAEWVSRWPQWTNEIAAMNLKVKELIPKRYQYKCKVIGDLMADIKINSEISIRKKDKHYLALLPGSKKAKLSVGIPFFLEVADYIAEENQNINFIIPIAPTTDKSEYLFFQSNKNPIAKYYSSKIKTIKNFKDPGFDYVIETSKNTKIYLIKKHPCYEILKECDLAITTVGANTAELATITLPMLVVLPTQHLNIMNAWDGIFGVIGKISFINSFLTFIIKNFYFKKKKFFAWPNIKAKRMIVPERIGNISPKQIAREVLFLLKNRNKLKIIKDNLHKERGNKGAAKKLASIIVNSIQKL
- a CDS encoding PRC-barrel domain-containing protein; the protein is MSLSNTPANKNLSSSVPSERLWLRSELMGTQVITTDTGRRLGVVGEVVVDIDRREVVALGLRDNPLTRFLPGLPKWMPLESIKQVGDVILVDSLDSLSESFSPERYGKVINCQVITESGQLLGRVLGFSFDIETGDLISLVTGAVGVPLLGEGVLSTWEIPVEEIVSSGTDRIIVYEGAEEKLKQLSSGLLEKLGVGGSSFDERESNGYSASLVPVENQLLSGSESEQQDNLVEEYEEVFERDDYEDDYEDELEYVEIKGSSEEINNRKNLYMDNDYSNQIENQNSVTQVDEKNNTVSKQKKQSITNLASKRPIQNAIETLDIEPLDEQNSVQDNKKSEKFEIDDPW